The following proteins are encoded in a genomic region of Ostrea edulis chromosome 7, xbOstEdul1.1, whole genome shotgun sequence:
- the LOC125656057 gene encoding tyrosine-protein phosphatase non-receptor type 7-like, with the protein MEGHVEVHWFINDTVFWYRLYQPTKTPKAEINEENVFSVELHGVESRNESELEEIPQNEVGDVEDEIITVEYSNLTSQRVSIDQFIRELPEKRSNGILEKEFDELPTGLLESYSNALKASSRKGNRYKGIYPYDYNRVKLMRTYANENDDFVNASYIHGFNKERAYIAAQGPFNPKTLEDFWTMIWQNDVTRIVMLTNLYEGDRMKCLKYWPDTDLDIGQYTIRLDNVDVYDHYVLRYMVVHCQEEEKKVTQFHFTTWPDNSIPDDPTSLFYFRNLVRNGLTTSDGPIVVHCSAGIGRTGTFISFDYLLEEGAAEQTVDVKGYIASLRQQRGGSVQTCDQYIFLHEALMEGISNSNVHHGCLSVL; encoded by the exons ATGGAGGGACACGTGGAAGTTCATTGGTTTAtaaacgacacagtgttttggtaccgACTGTACCAACC AACGAAAACACCAAAAGCGGAAATCAATGAGGAAAATGTCTTTTCCGTGGAATTACATGGAGTAGAATCACGAAATGAATCCGAACTAGAGGAGATTCCCCAGAACGAGGTTGGCGATGTTGAGGATGAAATCATCACCGTAGAGTACAGTAATCTGACGTCACAGAGGGTCTCCATTGATCAGTTCATCAGAGAATTACCAGAAAAAAGAAGCAACGGAATCCTGGAGAAAGAATTCGAT GAACTTCCTACTGGACTACTAGAGTCCTATTCTAATGCTCTGAAGGCTTCCAGCAGAAAGGGGAATCGATACAAAGGAATTTATCCAT ATGATTATAATCGCGTGAAATTGATGAGAACATACGCAAATGAGAACGATGACTTTGTCAATGcatcttacatacat gGTTTCAACAAAGAGCGAGCGTACATAGCCGCACAAG GTCCTTTTAATCCCAAGACGTTAGAGGATTTCTGGACGATGATCTGGCAGAATGACGTCACAAGGATTGTCATGCTGACCAACCTTTACGAAGGAGATAGG ATGAAGTGTCTGAAGTACTGGCCGGACACGGATCTGGACATCGGTCAATACACCATAAGACTGGACAATGTGGATGTGTACGACCACTACGTGCTGAGATATATGGTTGTTCATTGTCAG GAAGAGGAGAAGAAAGTGACCCAGTTTCACTTCACCACCTGGCCAGACAATTCCATTCCTGATGATCCGACGTCACTCTTTTACTTCCGTAACCTGGTCAGAAATGGATTGACCACATCTGATGGACCGATAGTCGTTCATTGCAG TGCTGGAATTGGGAGAACTGGAACATTCATATCATTTGATTACCTCCTGGAAGAGGGCGCTGCAGAACAGACAGTTGATGTCAAGGGGTACATTGCTTCTTTAAGACAGCAGCGCGGAGGATCTGTGCAAACTTGT GACCAGTACATCTTTCTTCATGAGGCACTTATGGAAGGAATTTCAAACAGCAATGTTCACCATGGTTGTCTATCTGTGTTGTAA
- the LOC130048091 gene encoding uncharacterized protein LOC130048091 produces the protein MLTFKLYYLWIIYFYLTFLNGLLGSSPSFVCKEAQQSSTNGSFNANLGCDEDINTFSLTNDRINQSWSVELENTDIIKYFFVIVGTAEYQMYVVHSDGIKSSKHMCIPEGSNRKSYQQLMTCEYPDVVTGKGNRIIIRQIGNGPLKLFEVKHFGFSRLSKTMILNHTEFLEPISKALDRDIVTYYNSNEDYQASWFLKLDKNYLMKWILVSIRGGNYDVYVKDGGQTTNPSTLCRNFSFTGPNYLKRNNKALECYREMTGDTIVIKRRDDTSMRIFEVYPIICPENHYGPDCAKCKAECISCSPITGVCYQCHGPFYGDFCQHTCPANCLNSMCDQGTGICENWKTEMVTHQSASGEDTTITQEMDVIQDWKKQITTHNIASDEETYITKGIDVRQGIL, from the exons ATGTTGACTTTTAAGCTCTACTACTTATggattatatatttctatctaACTTTCCTCAATGGATTACTAG GATCCTCGCCATCATTTGTGTGTAAAGAAGCTCAGCAGTCGTCTACCAACGGATCTTTTAATGCCAATCTTGGATGCGATGAAGACATTAATACCTTCTCTCTGACCAATGATAGGATTAACCAGTCGTGGTCTGTTGAACTGGAAAAcactgatatcattaaatatttctttgtcATCGTTGGTACTG CGGAATATCAAATGTATGTTGTACATAGTGATGGTATAAAGTCTTCGAAGCATATGTGTATACCAGAAGGAAGTAATCGAAAATCATATCAACAATTGATGACATGTGAATATCCTGATGTTGTCACTGGGAAGGGGAATAGAATTATTATTCGTCAAATAGGAAATGGACCATTGAAACTATTTGAAGTTAAACATTTCG GATTTTCTCGTTTAAGTAAAACAATGATACTAAATCATACGGAATTTCTGGAACCAATTTCCAAAGCCTTAGATAGGGACATAGTCACATATTACAATTCAAACGAAGATTACCAGGCATCTTGGTTCCTGAAACTGGATAAAAACTATCTGATGAAATGGATACTCGTATCAATCAGAGGAG GGAATTATGACGTATACGTTAAAGATGGTGGCCAAACAACCAATCCGTCCACATTGTGTCGGAATTTCAGTTTTACTGGACCAAATTACTTAAAGAGAAACAACAAAGCTTTGGAATGCTACAGAGAAATGACAGGGgatacaattgtaataaaacGAAGAGATGATACATCAATGAGGATTTTTGAGGTGTACCCCATaa TTTGTCCTGAAAACCACTACGGACCAGACTGCGCTAAATGCAAAGCAGAGTGTATATCCTGTAGTCCTATAACTGGTGTATGTTACCAATGTCATGGGCCGTTCTACGGGGATTTCTGTCAGCACACATGCCCAGCAAACTGTTTGAACTCGATGTGTGACCAGGGGACAGGTATATGTGAAAATTGGAAAACAGAAATGGTTACACACCAATCAGCGTCTGGCGAAGACACAACTATTACTCAGGAGATGGACGTCATACAAG ATTGGAAAAAGCAAATTACTACACACAACATCGCCTCTGatgaagagacatatattactaAGGGAATTGACGTGAGACAAGGTATACTCTAA